A single region of the Acidobacteriota bacterium genome encodes:
- a CDS encoding gamma-glutamyltransferase translates to MTPTPAPGFRVRFLALAVAAICAAAPALAQRTVKPVLHGRHWVAVTGKPLAATAGALIFARGGNAVDATCAMLAATSTMWDTLGWGGETQALIFDPRTRDVIGINALGVAPTGATVDFFRERGFVYPPEYGPLAAVTPGTPGGLIVMLSHYGTMSLAEVLEPSIQMADGYPIERAQADNMERRKEMLQQWPDSARVFLPHLGEERAAPSAGEIFRQPDLLDTLRKLVEAEAAALKQGKTREQALEAAYDRFYRGDIAEEFVRGSGELGGLHTMADLDQWRVHIEEPVHTNYRGVDVYKLTSWVQGPVMLQALNILENAELKAMGYNSARYIHTLYQAMNLAFADRDFYYGDPYYPPEEPLEGLLSKSYARARYESIDWERNDEGARPGDPYAFQDGDNPFLDLLEQWTPIPPAANAEGEQGFQQASAGRQPLPRMTYEEAFTAGTTSIQAADAEGWVVSVTPSGAWIPAVIAGRTGIGMSQRMQSFVLDPGLNPYNLPEPGKRPRATLTPGMALKDGAPYLSFAVQGGDTQDQNLLQFLLNVVEFGMNVQEAVEAANITSHQMQSSFGAHESRPGDLDVRSDVPPWVRQKLRDMGYRVRTLDRTSGPITAIWFDRENGTMWGGASDFGEDYGIAW, encoded by the coding sequence ATGACCCCCACGCCGGCCCCTGGTTTCCGCGTTCGTTTCCTGGCGCTGGCCGTCGCCGCCATCTGCGCCGCCGCTCCGGCTCTCGCCCAGCGCACCGTCAAGCCGGTCCTGCACGGACGTCACTGGGTGGCGGTGACCGGCAAACCGCTGGCCGCGACGGCCGGTGCTCTGATCTTCGCCCGCGGCGGCAACGCCGTCGACGCGACGTGCGCCATGCTCGCCGCGACCTCGACCATGTGGGACACGCTGGGCTGGGGCGGCGAGACGCAGGCGCTGATCTTCGATCCGCGCACCCGCGACGTTATCGGAATCAACGCCCTCGGAGTGGCCCCTACCGGCGCCACGGTCGACTTCTTCCGCGAACGGGGCTTCGTCTATCCCCCAGAGTACGGCCCGCTCGCGGCTGTGACGCCGGGCACCCCCGGCGGTCTGATCGTGATGCTCTCGCACTACGGAACGATGAGTCTGGCCGAGGTGCTCGAACCGTCGATTCAGATGGCGGACGGCTACCCGATCGAGCGCGCCCAGGCCGACAACATGGAGCGGCGTAAGGAGATGCTGCAGCAGTGGCCGGACTCGGCCCGGGTCTTCCTGCCCCACCTGGGCGAGGAACGCGCGGCCCCGAGCGCCGGCGAGATCTTCCGCCAGCCGGATCTGCTGGACACGCTGCGCAAGCTGGTCGAAGCCGAGGCCGCGGCGCTCAAGCAGGGCAAGACCCGCGAGCAGGCTCTGGAGGCGGCCTACGACCGCTTCTATCGCGGCGACATCGCCGAGGAGTTCGTCCGCGGCTCGGGGGAGCTGGGTGGTCTGCACACGATGGCCGATCTGGATCAGTGGCGGGTCCATATCGAGGAGCCGGTGCACACGAACTACCGCGGCGTCGACGTGTACAAGCTGACTTCCTGGGTCCAGGGGCCGGTCATGCTCCAGGCGCTGAACATCCTCGAGAACGCCGAGCTGAAGGCGATGGGCTACAACTCGGCCCGCTACATCCACACCCTCTACCAGGCGATGAACCTCGCCTTCGCCGATCGCGACTTCTACTACGGCGACCCCTACTACCCGCCCGAGGAGCCGCTCGAGGGCCTGCTGTCGAAGAGCTACGCCCGCGCGCGATACGAGTCGATCGACTGGGAACGAAACGACGAAGGAGCCCGCCCCGGCGATCCGTACGCCTTCCAGGACGGCGACAACCCCTTCCTCGACCTGCTCGAGCAGTGGACGCCGATCCCGCCGGCGGCGAACGCCGAAGGCGAACAGGGCTTCCAGCAGGCGTCGGCCGGCCGACAGCCGCTGCCGCGCATGACCTACGAGGAGGCCTTCACCGCCGGGACGACCTCGATCCAGGCCGCCGACGCCGAAGGTTGGGTCGTGTCCGTGACGCCCAGCGGCGCCTGGATCCCCGCCGTGATCGCCGGCCGCACCGGGATCGGCATGAGCCAACGGATGCAGAGCTTCGTGCTCGACCCGGGGCTCAACCCGTACAACCTGCCCGAACCGGGCAAGCGGCCCCGCGCAACGCTGACACCCGGCATGGCGCTCAAGGACGGAGCGCCCTACCTGTCGTTCGCGGTCCAGGGCGGCGACACGCAGGACCAGAACCTGCTCCAGTTCCTCCTGAACGTCGTCGAGTTCGGGATGAACGTCCAAGAAGCCGTGGAAGCGGCGAACATCACCAGCCACCAGATGCAGAGTTCCTTCGGCGCCCACGAGTCGCGACCGGGTGACCTCGACGTCCGTAGCGACGTGCCGCCCTGGGTGCGGCAGAAGCTCCGGGACATGGGCTACCGAGTCCGCACTCTGGACCGCACCTCCGGGCCGATCACCGCGATCTGGTTCGACCGCGAGAACGGGACGATGTGGGGTGGCGCAAGCGACTTCGGCGAAGATTACGGCATCGCCTGGTGA
- a CDS encoding Zn-dependent alcohol dehydrogenase, whose product MKAAVFHEVGQPLEITEVAISKPGPHEILIRSAVVGVCHSDLHFVDGLWPIRTPAILGHEASGIVEQVGSEVRYVQPGDHVITCLSVFCGYCEYCMSGEPTLCDKRATRRPRTEEPRLALPPSNGGGLRPVSQFADLASFAEQMLVHENAVVKVREDMPLDRAAVIGCAVTTGVGAAFRTAQVEPGSTVVVIGCGGIGLSTINGAELAGAGRVIAVDRVASKLELAKQFGATDTVDASTGDPVEQVLELTGGGVQYAFEAIGLKVTAEQAWAMLRPGGTATVIGMVPFGEKIEIPGHEMMQAKCIQGCVMGSNRFRIDMPRLVDFYLAGKLKLDELISDRVGFSQINDALQNLKGGEVARQVIVFDA is encoded by the coding sequence ATGAAAGCAGCCGTATTCCACGAGGTCGGACAACCGCTCGAGATCACCGAGGTCGCGATCAGCAAGCCGGGACCGCACGAGATCCTGATCCGCAGCGCCGTGGTCGGGGTCTGTCACAGCGATCTGCACTTCGTGGACGGCCTGTGGCCTATCCGCACGCCGGCGATCCTCGGCCACGAGGCGTCTGGGATCGTCGAGCAGGTCGGTTCCGAGGTGCGCTACGTCCAGCCTGGCGACCACGTGATCACCTGCCTCTCCGTGTTCTGCGGCTACTGCGAGTACTGCATGAGCGGCGAGCCGACGCTCTGCGACAAGCGGGCCACGCGGCGACCGCGAACCGAGGAGCCGCGACTGGCGTTGCCCCCAAGCAACGGCGGAGGTCTCCGGCCCGTCTCACAGTTCGCGGACCTTGCCTCGTTCGCGGAGCAGATGCTCGTTCACGAGAACGCGGTGGTGAAGGTTCGCGAGGACATGCCGCTCGACCGGGCGGCGGTGATCGGCTGCGCGGTGACTACGGGCGTCGGCGCGGCGTTCCGGACGGCCCAGGTGGAACCGGGCTCGACCGTCGTGGTGATCGGCTGTGGCGGCATCGGCCTGTCGACGATCAACGGAGCCGAACTCGCCGGCGCGGGGCGCGTCATCGCGGTCGACCGGGTGGCCTCGAAGCTCGAACTGGCGAAGCAGTTCGGCGCGACGGACACGGTCGACGCTTCGACCGGCGACCCCGTGGAGCAGGTCCTGGAACTGACCGGAGGCGGCGTGCAGTACGCCTTCGAGGCGATCGGCCTCAAGGTGACCGCCGAGCAGGCCTGGGCGATGTTGCGTCCGGGCGGCACGGCGACGGTCATCGGCATGGTTCCCTTTGGCGAGAAGATCGAAATCCCCGGTCACGAAATGATGCAGGCGAAGTGCATCCAGGGCTGCGTCATGGGTTCGAACCGGTTCCGCATCGACATGCCCAGGCTGGTCGACTTCTACCTGGCCGGAAAGCTCAAGCTGGACGAGCTGATTTCGGACCGGGTCGGGTTCTCGCAGATCAACGATGCGCTCCAGAACTTGAAGGGCGGCGAGGTGGCGCGGCAGGTCATCGTGTTCGATGCGTAG
- a CDS encoding amidohydrolase: protein MRRQARAAAVACVLAPLSLAPAVADGVAEKGDLEAAVASRADLLWDAARKIWEWAEPGYQETRSSALLASLVEEAGFEVTRGVAGIPTSFVASFGAGRPVIAILAEFDALPGLSQDAVPTRSPREGPDWGHACGHHLFGAGSLGAALAVADGIRSGAIGGTVRLYGTPAEEGGGAKAFMARAGLFDDVDAVLHWHPGDVNSAGDPTNLARVAAKFRYRGRSAHAAASPEAGRSALDAVAILNYGAELLREHTPDRSRIHHVITAGGDAPNVVPAFAEAYYYVRHPDIDVARSIYDRLVLVAEGAAHATETELEIEFLGGIHNLLPNDTLSRVSLANFQGLIDMEYTEAEKAWARKLQESLLKPRPLASVSELRDDTGNTTLGSTDVGDVSWVAPTTGIRTACWVPGTPAHSWQAVAAGGTTIGRQGMLMAARVLAATAWDLLEDPSIVAAAREELDRRLADRPYRAALEEGQQPPLDYRKAPER, encoded by the coding sequence ATGCGTAGGCAGGCTCGCGCCGCCGCTGTTGCCTGCGTACTCGCTCCGCTCTCGCTGGCGCCTGCAGTCGCGGACGGGGTGGCGGAGAAGGGTGACCTGGAGGCGGCCGTAGCCTCCCGGGCTGACCTGCTCTGGGACGCGGCCAGAAAGATCTGGGAGTGGGCCGAGCCCGGTTACCAGGAAACGAGGTCGTCGGCCCTGCTCGCCTCCCTCGTCGAGGAGGCAGGATTCGAGGTCACACGCGGGGTCGCCGGGATTCCGACGAGCTTCGTTGCCTCCTTCGGGGCCGGTCGCCCCGTGATCGCGATTCTCGCGGAGTTCGACGCTCTGCCGGGCTTGTCGCAGGATGCCGTTCCCACCCGTTCACCGCGCGAGGGACCGGACTGGGGCCACGCCTGCGGCCACCACCTGTTCGGCGCCGGCTCGCTCGGTGCCGCGCTGGCGGTTGCCGACGGCATCCGCAGCGGCGCCATCGGGGGTACGGTACGGCTCTACGGCACGCCCGCGGAGGAGGGAGGCGGCGCGAAGGCCTTCATGGCCCGGGCCGGTCTGTTCGACGATGTGGATGCGGTCCTCCACTGGCACCCGGGTGACGTGAACTCCGCCGGCGATCCGACGAACCTGGCCCGGGTAGCGGCGAAGTTCCGCTATCGCGGTCGCAGCGCCCATGCCGCGGCGTCTCCCGAGGCGGGTCGCTCTGCGCTCGACGCGGTGGCAATCCTGAACTACGGCGCCGAGCTGCTGCGCGAGCACACGCCGGACCGCAGCCGCATCCACCACGTGATCACCGCCGGCGGCGACGCGCCGAACGTGGTGCCCGCGTTCGCCGAGGCGTACTACTACGTGCGCCATCCCGACATCGACGTCGCCCGTTCGATCTACGACCGGCTGGTGCTGGTGGCCGAAGGCGCGGCCCACGCCACGGAGACGGAACTCGAGATCGAGTTCCTGGGTGGCATCCACAACCTGTTGCCGAACGACACCCTGTCCAGGGTCTCGCTCGCGAACTTCCAGGGCCTCATCGACATGGAGTACACGGAAGCGGAGAAGGCGTGGGCCCGGAAGCTCCAGGAGTCGTTGCTCAAGCCGCGGCCGCTGGCTTCCGTATCGGAACTCCGCGACGACACCGGCAACACGACCCTCGGCTCGACCGATGTCGGCGACGTCTCCTGGGTGGCCCCGACGACGGGCATCCGGACGGCCTGCTGGGTGCCCGGCACGCCGGCCCACTCCTGGCAGGCGGTCGCCGCAGGCGGCACGACGATTGGCCGCCAGGGCATGCTGATGGCGGCCCGAGTGCTCGCCGCGACGGCCTGGGACCTGCTCGAGGATCCGTCGATCGTCGCGGCGGCGCGGGAGGAGCTCGACCGACGGCTGGCCGACCGCCCCTACCGGGCGGCGCTGGAGGAAGGCCAGCAGCCCCCGCTGGACTACCGCAAGGCGCCCGAACGGTAG
- a CDS encoding DUF3187 family protein, with protein MAEAWLGGGSGFLSLPVEAPPEVRPGNGRWQVTASLALSSFWLRSPSVSEVIEARTERGPVTFEELDGIAPWPGFEGIYFADTEVHRLTIDVRRRMGSRHELGLSTSIVDAGGGVLDPVIEGFHDLFGFRQSGRPQSLQNGYGLYFRRDGPGGYGDRLRFIRLDEPGPGLGETIVSLKSGFGGRSKVWHHGVQVRIKLPTASEHDFYGTGSVDAAVQYLATRPWRRWTLYGNAGFTRLGEHELLTLASQDIFTFAVAGERPLGPRSSIVLQLRHQQSPFRQLSLSILGVTATLIDVGWTRQLKPTRGGFHRSAYLSITNNTVKYGSAVDISLHAGIRFRRNA; from the coding sequence GTGGCGGAGGCCTGGCTGGGCGGCGGTTCGGGTTTCTTAAGCCTGCCGGTCGAGGCGCCACCCGAAGTGCGGCCCGGGAACGGACGCTGGCAGGTCACCGCATCCCTGGCACTCTCCAGCTTCTGGCTGCGTTCGCCGTCCGTCTCCGAAGTCATCGAGGCGCGGACGGAGCGCGGCCCGGTGACGTTCGAGGAACTCGACGGCATCGCTCCCTGGCCCGGCTTCGAGGGGATCTACTTCGCCGACACCGAAGTTCACCGGCTGACGATCGACGTGCGGCGCCGCATGGGCAGCAGGCACGAACTCGGCCTCAGCACCTCGATCGTCGACGCCGGCGGCGGCGTCCTCGACCCCGTGATCGAAGGCTTCCACGACCTCTTCGGCTTCCGCCAGTCCGGCCGGCCGCAGTCGCTGCAGAACGGGTACGGGCTGTACTTCCGGCGTGACGGACCGGGCGGCTACGGGGACCGCCTGCGATTCATCCGCCTCGACGAACCCGGCCCGGGCCTGGGCGAGACGATCGTCTCGCTCAAATCGGGGTTCGGCGGCCGGTCGAAGGTCTGGCATCACGGCGTCCAGGTACGAATCAAGTTGCCCACCGCCAGCGAGCACGACTTCTACGGCACCGGTTCGGTGGATGCAGCGGTCCAGTATCTGGCAACCCGGCCCTGGCGCCGCTGGACCCTCTACGGCAACGCCGGCTTCACCCGCCTCGGGGAGCATGAACTGCTCACACTCGCATCGCAGGACATCTTCACCTTCGCCGTAGCAGGCGAGCGTCCGCTCGGGCCACGATCCTCGATCGTTCTACAACTCCGCCACCAGCAGAGCCCGTTTCGCCAGTTGAGTCTCTCGATCCTCGGCGTCACGGCAACGCTGATCGACGTTGGCTGGACCCGCCAACTCAAGCCAACCCGCGGCGGCTTCCACCGCTCCGCCTACCTCAGCATCACCAACAACACGGTCAAGTACGGCTCAGCCGTCGACATCAGCCTGCACGCGGGCATCCGGTTTCGGCGCAACGCGTGA